One part of the Janthinobacterium sp. 17J80-10 genome encodes these proteins:
- a CDS encoding ABC transporter ATP-binding protein translates to MTALLEIHHLSKCYGARQLFDIDTLRLQAGSAYVLTGINGSGKSTLLRMLAGLESAAGCEACFMGKSVRLAPYPAEMRAAIVYVHQHPVMFGISVAANIGYGLAARGCRPRDIDLLVAEAMDWAGVSHLRNRNPLELSGGERQRIALARAKVLDPRLLLLDEPTANLDGAAREQVIRLIPTLTAAGNSVVMACHDRDLIAMRGAQRLKLQDGRLQARQNRIRLA, encoded by the coding sequence ATGACGGCCCTGCTGGAAATTCATCATTTAAGCAAGTGTTATGGCGCTCGCCAGCTGTTCGACATCGACACCCTGCGCCTGCAGGCTGGCAGCGCCTATGTATTGACTGGCATAAACGGCAGCGGCAAGTCCACCCTGCTGCGCATGCTGGCAGGGCTGGAGTCTGCGGCAGGGTGCGAAGCCTGCTTCATGGGAAAAAGCGTGCGCCTGGCCCCCTACCCTGCCGAAATGCGCGCGGCGATCGTTTACGTGCACCAGCATCCGGTCATGTTTGGCATCAGCGTTGCCGCCAATATCGGCTATGGCCTGGCTGCCCGCGGGTGCCGCCCACGCGACATCGACCTGCTTGTGGCAGAAGCGATGGACTGGGCCGGAGTTAGCCACTTACGCAATCGCAATCCCCTGGAATTATCCGGCGGAGAACGGCAGCGCATCGCCCTGGCGCGGGCAAAGGTGCTGGATCCCAGGCTGCTATTGCTGGATGAACCGACGGCCAATCTGGATGGCGCCGCGCGCGAGCAGGTTATCCGGTTGATTCCCACCTTGACGGCTGCCGGCAACAGTGTGGTCATGGCCTGTCATGACCGCGACCTGATTGCCATGCGCGGCGCTCAGCGGCTGAAGCTGCAGGATGGCCGCTTGCAAGCCAGGCAGAACCGCATCCGGCTGGCATGA
- a CDS encoding substrate-binding domain-containing protein, with protein sequence MRPPIRNCFFSTLISAALAGLLLLPLPGLAEEAIKLSTTTSTENSGLLAFLLPAFEAESGIKVHVIAVGTGKALELARNGDVDVTLVHARASEDKFVAEGGGINRRDVMYNDFIIVGPDSDPAGVRKAGKDVLTGLQRIVDSKSRFISRGDNSGTDQMEQGYWKLLGVRPAGKAYVSAGLGMGEVLNMAAEMQAYTLTDRATYLAYRARTGLTILLEGDPRMFNPYGIVAVNPGRHKDVNYKGAMRLIEWITSPQGQEKIASFRVDGQQVFFPYSGAAR encoded by the coding sequence ATGCGTCCGCCCATCAGGAACTGTTTTTTTTCCACCCTCATATCTGCTGCGTTGGCAGGGCTTTTATTGCTGCCATTGCCGGGCCTGGCGGAAGAGGCGATAAAGCTGTCTACCACGACCAGCACGGAAAATTCCGGCTTGCTCGCCTTTCTGTTGCCAGCCTTTGAAGCCGAGTCCGGAATCAAGGTCCATGTGATTGCGGTCGGTACCGGCAAAGCGCTGGAATTGGCAAGAAATGGCGATGTCGACGTTACCCTCGTGCATGCGCGTGCTTCGGAAGACAAGTTCGTTGCTGAAGGCGGCGGCATTAATCGTCGCGACGTGATGTACAACGATTTCATTATTGTGGGGCCGGACAGCGATCCCGCAGGCGTTCGCAAAGCGGGCAAGGATGTCTTGACAGGGCTGCAGCGCATTGTCGACAGCAAAAGCCGGTTCATTTCACGCGGTGACAATTCCGGCACGGACCAGATGGAACAAGGGTACTGGAAACTGCTGGGCGTCCGTCCTGCCGGAAAAGCCTATGTTTCCGCCGGCCTGGGCATGGGCGAAGTGCTGAATATGGCGGCCGAGATGCAAGCCTATACGCTGACTGACCGCGCCACCTACCTTGCTTACCGCGCCAGGACGGGGCTGACGATCTTGCTGGAAGGTGACCCACGGATGTTCAATCCTTACGGCATTGTCGCCGTCAATCCAGGCAGGCACAAAGATGTTAATTACAAGGGGGCGATGCGCCTGATTGAATGGATCACGTCGCCGCAAGGCCAGGAAAAAATTGCCAGCTTTCGGGTAGATGGGCAACAAGTGTTCTTTCCCTACTCCGGGGCGGCTAGATAG
- a CDS encoding nuclease-like protein — MSLGTFLKFLTAFVLGAVILSGRANDAISSFAFVREDGALQIDGRLVYLYGIYIPPTDKSCNTSLRPVRCNSRAALALEFKISGDFVRCMPRFVNADGSLIASCTSGEDDLSEWMLQKGWAIARPDAPFSYEALEKIARARGFGIWGIPVEINRKRIR, encoded by the coding sequence ATGTCACTTGGCACCTTCCTGAAATTTTTGACAGCATTTGTCCTTGGTGCGGTAATTCTGTCCGGCAGGGCGAACGATGCAATTTCAAGCTTTGCATTCGTACGAGAAGACGGTGCGCTGCAGATCGACGGGCGCCTGGTTTATCTTTACGGGATTTACATTCCGCCTACGGACAAGAGCTGCAATACGTCCCTGCGGCCAGTCCGTTGCAACAGTCGGGCGGCCCTCGCACTGGAGTTCAAGATCAGCGGCGACTTCGTGCGCTGCATGCCGAGATTCGTCAATGCCGATGGAAGCCTGATAGCAAGTTGCACTTCCGGCGAGGATGACCTGAGTGAATGGATGCTGCAAAAAGGCTGGGCAATTGCCCGGCCCGACGCGCCCTTTTCCTATGAAGCCCTGGAAAAAATTGCCCGCGCACGCGGATTCGGCATCTGGGGCATTCCGGTAGAAATTAATCGAAAGAGAATCCGATAG
- a CDS encoding CsbD family protein, with product MFLHLIVKLLDFLLIHSEREGEIMNKDQIKGRARTVAGKTQEQAGKVMGDTSQQAKGLAKQAAGKIQETYGNAKETVRKTTPRGH from the coding sequence ATGTTCCTCCACCTTATAGTAAAACTGCTTGATTTTCTTTTAATTCATTCAGAAAGAGAAGGTGAAATCATGAACAAGGACCAGATCAAAGGCAGGGCACGCACCGTTGCCGGAAAAACCCAGGAACAGGCAGGCAAGGTCATGGGTGATACAAGTCAGCAAGCAAAAGGCTTGGCCAAGCAGGCAGCAGGCAAAATCCAGGAAACCTACGGCAATGCCAAGGAAACAGTGCGCAAGACAACACCCAGAGGACATTGA
- a CDS encoding ATP-binding protein yields MNSPTTMVHKPHWMAVLAAALLTLCSITLIIGWHVSPLFPHDINQHAAFFPRSHTVVIMMLASITLWLQCYPAPFRHRLANRAFRGLAQGLAVLVIIGGLLSLANIFWGLDQFIDPYLLTMNWQAYLLKTNAVSLLGALGFILAGASLLLLDRPTRSGRYPAEYCALTMAAVMCIPMMGYLFNVQALTEFAPVPAISRQAPPAFVMLAIGILFSRPAHPMMSILLSPAPGGRLLRSVLPVTLVLLVTLDLLAKWGAGRGFYDHDMISPLALLVGSALLLVLFWRAALMLNHEYGSRLKGEAELARTHELLRIVSDFTTEGICVKDQKGCYIFANPAALSILGKDQASVIGHTSAEVFPDPDVATRIEENNLDVLKEGKAKSVEFPIDLPRGQRTYYLTEAPWFGQNSEVLGSVGITTDITDRKRIEEAMKAHETRLENLVESRTLEVRELIGHLQTMREEEKRAIARELHDDLGSSLTALNMHLAILFQQMPNDVGITERIVQIKALLQSITATKRRIQSGLRPDKLDIFGIKTAISDQAQEFETYTGVTCSVSLPDEDIQYSSQVEISLFRMVQETLNNIAKHAKATHVDIILDDNDEEIYLTIRDNGIGISSQKLPSNSTHGLRGMRERVVYLGGTIAIESAPGSGTRIKIKLPKFPQGDGSATAALEKTGHPA; encoded by the coding sequence ATGAATTCGCCTACCACCATGGTGCACAAACCCCACTGGATGGCCGTCCTGGCGGCTGCATTGCTGACCTTGTGCAGCATCACGCTGATCATTGGATGGCATGTCAGCCCGTTGTTTCCACATGACATAAACCAGCATGCCGCGTTTTTCCCGCGTTCCCACACGGTAGTTATCATGATGCTGGCCAGCATCACCTTGTGGTTGCAGTGTTATCCCGCGCCATTTCGGCATCGGCTTGCCAACCGCGCTTTTCGCGGGCTGGCACAAGGCCTGGCTGTGCTGGTAATTATCGGCGGGTTGTTATCACTGGCAAATATATTCTGGGGGCTGGACCAATTCATTGATCCCTATTTGCTGACGATGAACTGGCAAGCTTATTTGCTGAAAACCAATGCCGTTTCCTTGCTGGGCGCGCTGGGATTTATTCTGGCAGGAGCAAGCCTGCTTCTCCTGGATCGTCCAACACGATCGGGACGCTACCCTGCCGAATATTGTGCTTTAACGATGGCCGCCGTCATGTGCATCCCGATGATGGGATATCTGTTCAATGTCCAGGCCCTGACAGAATTTGCACCGGTACCGGCAATCTCCAGGCAGGCGCCCCCGGCCTTCGTCATGCTCGCCATCGGCATCCTGTTTTCAAGGCCGGCGCACCCGATGATGTCGATACTGCTCAGCCCCGCTCCCGGCGGGCGCCTTTTGCGCAGCGTGCTGCCAGTAACGCTGGTGTTGCTGGTGACCCTGGACTTGCTTGCCAAGTGGGGGGCCGGCAGAGGCTTTTACGACCATGACATGATTTCTCCTTTGGCGCTTTTGGTTGGCAGCGCACTGCTGCTCGTACTGTTCTGGCGTGCCGCTCTCATGCTCAACCATGAGTATGGCAGCCGTCTGAAAGGAGAAGCCGAACTGGCAAGAACCCATGAATTGCTGCGCATCGTCAGCGACTTCACGACCGAGGGGATTTGCGTCAAGGACCAGAAAGGTTGTTACATCTTCGCCAACCCGGCCGCACTGAGTATTCTGGGAAAAGACCAGGCATCGGTGATCGGCCATACCAGCGCCGAAGTATTTCCCGACCCCGATGTGGCGACCCGCATCGAGGAAAACAATCTCGATGTTTTGAAAGAAGGCAAAGCCAAGTCCGTCGAATTTCCTATCGACCTGCCACGCGGCCAGCGTACCTATTACCTGACCGAAGCCCCCTGGTTTGGCCAGAACAGCGAAGTATTGGGATCGGTCGGGATCACCACCGATATCACCGATCGCAAGCGCATTGAAGAAGCCATGAAGGCCCATGAAACACGGCTGGAAAACCTGGTGGAATCCCGGACTCTGGAAGTAAGGGAGTTGATTGGCCATCTGCAAACCATGCGTGAAGAAGAAAAACGGGCGATCGCCCGCGAATTGCATGACGACCTTGGATCTTCCCTTACAGCATTGAATATGCACCTGGCGATCCTGTTTCAGCAAATGCCGAACGATGTCGGCATTACCGAACGCATTGTGCAGATCAAGGCATTGCTGCAGTCGATTACCGCCACCAAGCGCCGCATCCAGAGTGGATTGCGGCCAGATAAACTCGACATCTTCGGCATCAAGACCGCGATCAGCGATCAGGCCCAGGAGTTTGAAACCTATACGGGGGTGACGTGCTCGGTCAGCCTGCCAGACGAAGATATCCAGTACTCCAGCCAGGTCGAGATTTCACTTTTTCGCATGGTCCAGGAAACGCTGAACAATATCGCCAAGCACGCGAAGGCAACTCATGTTGATATCATCCTGGACGATAACGACGAAGAAATCTACCTGACGATCCGCGATAATGGTATCGGGATTTCCTCGCAGAAGCTGCCCTCTAATTCGACCCATGGACTGCGGGGCATGCGAGAGCGGGTGGTCTATCTTGGCGGCACGATCGCAATTGAAAGCGCTCCCGGATCAGGTACCCGCATCAAGATCAAGCTGCCGAAATTTCCGCAAGGAGATGGCAGCGCAACCGCTGCCCTGGAAAAAACCGGGCACCCTGCCTGA
- a CDS encoding Crp/Fnr family transcriptional regulator — translation MGQKAGSFTDTNIVAGRLRTVNSHVFSALRQAEPEFQSASQSFLNAKPVRIAGLYGHNPQQNHILAALPDAEYGRFAAELELVSMPTGMVLSEPSRTLQHVYFPTSSIVSILHDTRDGATAETAVIGNEGLVGVGVWLGGGGTSCRAVVTSAGFGFRLGAGLLQDEFERGEALHKHLLRFTQALLTQMSQAAVCNRHHNVAQQLCLWLLLRLDRLPSNELIMTQEMIANMLGVRRESVAEAAGRLQEDNVIHYSRGHITVLDREALERRVCECYGDVRHEYARLLPIRVDTASLAG, via the coding sequence ATGGGTCAAAAAGCCGGTTCATTTACAGATACCAATATCGTCGCAGGTCGCTTGCGCACTGTTAATTCGCATGTCTTCTCGGCTTTGCGACAGGCGGAGCCAGAATTCCAGTCCGCATCACAATCCTTTCTTAATGCCAAGCCTGTGCGTATCGCCGGCTTGTATGGTCATAACCCGCAGCAAAACCATATTCTGGCAGCCTTGCCCGATGCTGAATATGGACGCTTCGCCGCAGAGCTGGAACTGGTCTCCATGCCTACAGGAATGGTATTAAGCGAACCCAGTCGTACACTCCAGCATGTTTACTTTCCTACAAGCAGTATCGTATCGATCCTGCACGATACCCGGGACGGCGCGACTGCCGAAACGGCCGTGATCGGCAATGAAGGCCTGGTCGGTGTCGGGGTCTGGTTGGGCGGGGGCGGCACGTCCTGCCGTGCTGTGGTGACGAGTGCCGGATTTGGCTTTCGTCTTGGCGCAGGGCTCTTGCAAGACGAGTTTGAGCGTGGCGAGGCGCTTCACAAGCATTTGCTGCGGTTCACCCAGGCGCTGCTGACGCAAATGTCGCAGGCGGCGGTATGCAACCGGCATCATAACGTGGCGCAACAGCTATGCCTGTGGCTTCTGTTGCGCCTGGACCGGCTGCCTTCCAATGAACTGATCATGACGCAAGAAATGATTGCCAACATGCTTGGCGTGCGCCGCGAAAGCGTGGCGGAGGCGGCCGGCCGCCTGCAGGAAGACAACGTCATTCATTACAGCCGGGGCCACATCACGGTACTGGACCGGGAGGCGCTCGAGCGCCGGGTCTGCGAATGCTATGGCGATGTCAGGCATGAATACGCCCGCTTGTTGCCCATCCGGGTCGACACGGCCTCCCTGGCGGGATAA
- a CDS encoding response regulator — MSRFVDLGSIFATGLTLTFTGNSGYFPCIMDHPFPSSSGPPTSRCLRIFLVEDSAEVRELLIQNLTNIPGIELAGVAEAEEDALDQLSRASCDILILDIRLKQGNGMSLLRTLSRGPNPGAGVKIVFTNNASDTYRRAGEQYGAGFFFDKSTDFLQLRSVVQELASAAMAS; from the coding sequence TTGAGTCGATTTGTTGACTTGGGATCGATCTTTGCAACGGGGCTTACACTCACCTTCACAGGAAATAGCGGTTATTTTCCCTGCATTATGGATCATCCATTCCCATCCTCCTCCGGTCCGCCAACGTCCCGCTGCTTGCGGATTTTCCTGGTCGAGGATTCAGCTGAAGTACGCGAACTGCTGATCCAGAACCTGACGAATATTCCCGGTATCGAACTTGCCGGTGTTGCCGAAGCGGAGGAGGATGCGCTGGATCAATTGTCACGCGCCTCATGCGACATTCTGATCCTGGATATTCGCCTCAAGCAAGGCAATGGCATGAGCCTGTTGCGTACGCTGTCCCGAGGCCCGAACCCTGGTGCGGGCGTCAAGATCGTATTTACCAATAATGCCAGCGATACCTATCGTCGGGCCGGGGAACAGTATGGCGCGGGGTTTTTTTTCGATAAGTCGACCGACTTCCTTCAGCTACGTTCTGTAGTGCAAGAGCTTGCAAGTGCCGCAATGGCATCCTGA
- a CDS encoding response regulator transcription factor, producing MIDILVVDDHAVVRAGVHHIIGSLPDLRIGGEAASAEEAIRMIRAQDWDIVLLDIVMPDKSGLEVLRQIKREKPALPVLILSMHPESRYAVHMLRSGAAGYVQKEALATDLLNAIHTVRGGHKYISYGVAELLTTEKESNSDKALHETLSRREYEIFCKLSQGEGVTRIAEALCLSVKTVSTYRTRILQKMNMSTNADLIYYAIKEKLID from the coding sequence ATGATAGATATTCTGGTCGTTGATGACCATGCCGTGGTGCGCGCGGGCGTGCATCACATTATTGGCAGTTTGCCCGATTTGCGCATTGGTGGCGAAGCTGCCAGCGCTGAGGAAGCAATCCGCATGATCCGTGCCCAGGACTGGGATATCGTGTTACTGGATATCGTCATGCCGGACAAGAGCGGCCTCGAGGTCTTGCGGCAAATAAAGCGCGAGAAGCCGGCGTTGCCGGTGCTGATCCTGAGCATGCATCCGGAAAGCCGGTACGCCGTCCACATGCTGCGTAGCGGCGCGGCAGGCTATGTACAAAAGGAAGCGCTTGCCACCGACCTGCTGAATGCCATCCACACCGTGCGAGGGGGGCATAAGTACATCAGCTATGGTGTCGCTGAATTGCTGACGACCGAAAAAGAAAGCAATAGTGACAAGGCATTGCATGAAACACTTTCACGCCGGGAATACGAAATTTTTTGCAAATTGAGCCAGGGCGAGGGGGTGACGCGTATTGCCGAAGCCTTGTGCCTGAGCGTCAAGACCGTCAGCACTTATCGCACCCGCATCTTGCAAAAGATGAATATGAGCACGAATGCTGACCTGATTTACTATGCCATCAAGGAAAAATTGATCGATTGA